The sequence GTGTAGAAATAATATCTTCGGAACAAAATGCAATGCCAATGCGTCGCTGTGCAGCATGAAAGAGCGTCTCAGCACTAGCATATGCACTTGTCCCAGGCATCGTCTCCAAAGTCGGTCCAAATGGACGAGCAATACAGCCCAGGGCACAGATCAGAAGTGTTAGACAAGATTCGGGAGACCAGTCAATACCATTTAAGATAATAGACTGAACCATGCGACGGGTTGCTTGCTCATCTAAAACGGGATTTTTCACGTGGGcataattaaagaagttatctAGCAGATGATTGACTCGCTGGAGATCAAGCTCAGTGGCAAGGTCTGTTTTCGGCGATAGAAGGGACTGTAAGGAATATTGGCCAGATGTCGTGGCTGACTCAGACTCTGGAACCCCAATCTCGTTTATTTCTCGACTGAGATCACTCAAGACGTCCCATTTCATGATATACTCTGGACTCGGAGGGATGAGCTCAACCAGAATCGACCTGCTAGATGCAGCGTCTGATTGGTTTGACAAGGTTTTGGACTGAGTGGAAGTCATTCCCAAGGCCAGCGTCTTCATAGTCTTGTCCAATTCGTCCAGACGCTCAAGAATCTTCAGACTAGCTGGGTCAAACGTGGAAAGATCCACAGGCGACTGGATGCATGTTGCGCCAACCTTTAGGCAGAATGAGCAAGAGGGTTTTCGATTATCGCATTTTGTCCGTCGAGCGCGGCATACTTGGCACGCTGTCACGGCACGTCTTCGACTGTAAAATGCAGTTCCCCTCGATGCTGGCCGAGAGCCGGTACTGCGTTCAGGAGATGCCTCCTCAAAATCTACTTGGTCTGTGGCAACATTGCCTTCTGACATGGGTATATCTGCCATCGTGGTAACTGCAATCGTGTAGTTTGAGACTGGGGCAGTTGTCGGAATCGAGGTTGCGGAGAGGATGAATGGGTCACCAAGCATAGTCAAAGCAGGCTCATGCGGAGTGTCGCACTTTTATGATCCATCTCTACATACTCCCTAGCCAAGGGCTTTACCCCACACGTTGTTCAGTGAAGCTAATAAAACCGGCAGTTCCATCTTCATAAGGACTATTGAATTGGCTGGCCATCCACGCGATAAATAGCGAGACCCACAGGTAGCGGAATATCGCATTTAAAAGCGCAGTGGCGTTTAGCCACCATAATCGGCCATCCCGTATTTCTGCCATCGAGCGTCTTAACTCACTTTTGGCTTGTAATTGATGTAACATCACAACCGCTGCCAAACCGAAATGGATATAAGCTCATATTTCCCCAGATTTCCCCACGGGGTAGGTTATTAAGTCAGTACGCTGAGCTCAGTCTGAGCATTCTGACAGTTTCACAATCTTCCTCCTTGTTAATCCAGGAATCAGCGTCGAGCTTATGATTCAAAATGTCGGAAATTGATGTAAAGATAAGTGACATCCAAGAGATCGAGAGTTGCGAGAATGCCACAACCGGCAATGATCAGCGCGCCCGACGTCCAGAGCATAAATTGACCATTGCCGAAATCTGGAAGAGTCACAAACTCGTTATCTGGTGGTGCTTTTACTGGGCCATGGCCGCAGTGGGTTGGTAAGTTGCTTCTCTTAGGATGGTTACCGATGCATCAGCTGATAGAATAGGGGCTTTGATGCTCAAATCAACGGCGCTATGATCTCCGTTCCGTCTTTTCGACGTGATTTTGGGTACGTTGGTATTCCCCACCTCGCGGCTTATATGCTTGGGTCCACCACTAACATGATGTAGATATACTGTCGATGGAGAAGCCATTCTCCCTGCCAATTGGCAATCTGCATTCAACGTCATTGGCACCGTTGGCCAATTTTTCGGTGGCTTCATATGCAGCTGGCTGGCAGACAGGATTGGTCGCAAgagctctctcttcattgGTGCCATAGTCTGCAGTGGTGGCTGCATTGGCGAgattttctcttctactCGCCCAGCCTTCCTGGGATCCAAGCTCGTATTTGGCGTCGGCCTGGGTTTCTATCTTAGCCTGGCGCCCATGATGTCTGGCGAGCTTGCTCCCGTCGCCCTTCGAGGCATTGCAACTGCTGGAGTAAATCTTGGAATCGCCATTGGTCAGCTCATATCCAACTCTGTGGTCAAAGTttttggagagagagatgatcGATGGGCGTACCGTGGGCCTTTTGCAACACAGATCTTCTTCGCTCTATTCCTTCTTGTGTTTCTACCCCTATCTCCAGAAAGTCCATGGTATCTTGTTCGGGTCAATAAGATAGAAAAAGCGAAAAAAGTCATTGCAAGACTTTACGGCGAGAATGACGCAATCAGCACACTGGCAGAAATTGAGGACACCATCCGACATGAGGAGCTCCAGGGAACCAAGAAGGCAAGATTCATTGACTGCTTTAAGCAAACTAATAAAATTCGTACCGGTATCTCAACTGGAGTTTTCCTATGTCAACATTTGGTcggcatcatcttcgtccttGGCTATTCGACATACTTCTTCCAGCTAGCCGGCCTTGACGTGTCCAATTCATTTGATCTTGGGGTTGGTGTCACGGCCTGCGGCGTCATTGGTAACATTGTTAGCTGGTTTATCGTCGAGCGTTATGGTCGCCGGAAGCTCTTTCTGTCCGGCATGG comes from Trichoderma asperellum chromosome 3, complete sequence and encodes:
- a CDS encoding uncharacterized protein (EggNog:ENOG41~antiSMASH:Cluster_3.8~SMCOG1169:sugar transport protein~TransMembrane:12 (i46-63o98-118i125-143o149-167i179-199o219-244i307-328o340-359i366-385o397-420i432-454o466-485i)): MSEIDVKISDIQEIESCENATTGNDQRARRPEHKLTIAEIWKSHKLVIWWCFYWAMAAVGWGFDAQINGAMISVPSFRRDFGYTVDGEAILPANWQSAFNVIGTVGQFFGGFICSWLADRIGRKSSLFIGAIVCSGGCIGEIFSSTRPAFLGSKLVFGVGLGFYLSLAPMMSGELAPVALRGIATAGVNLGIAIGQLISNSVVKVFGERDDRWAYRGPFATQIFFALFLLVFLPLSPESPWYLVRVNKIEKAKKVIARLYGENDAISTLAEIEDTIRHEELQGTKKARFIDCFKQTNKIRTGISTGVFLCQHLVGIIFVLGYSTYFFQLAGLDVSNSFDLGVGVTACGVIGNIVSWFIVERYGRRKLFLSGMVTLTALLLLIGIMDVVPNQAAKWVQAASTVIYAFVYFLTIGAVAFTILGEASSTVLRAKTISLATATQALCGLAMSFAIPYMVNPDKGNLRGKVGFIFGGLAIIGTIGSWVYVPELKGKTFSEIDHLFTEKVPPRKMGRY